In Nothobranchius furzeri strain GRZ-AD chromosome 18, NfurGRZ-RIMD1, whole genome shotgun sequence, a single genomic region encodes these proteins:
- the vrk1 gene encoding serine/threonine-protein kinase VRK1 isoform X3, which yields MPPKTKAAGKGKAPAKRKLAEEFPPGEVLTDTGKKSWKLGAPIGKGGFGLIYLADPNSDKPVGTDARYVIKVEPRENGPLFSELHFYMRAAKPDIIHTWMKTHRLKHLGVPRYWGSGLHERGGKRYRFMVIDRLGTDLQKKFEECGRRFPRKLVLQLGLRLLDVLEFIHEHEYVHADVKASNLLLSHGDPNQVYLVDYGLAYRYAPDGVLKEYKEDPKKCHDGTIEFTSIDAHKGVSPCRRGDLEIVSYCLLQWLCGRLPWEDRLQDPAYVRDAKIRGQENISELMSSCFSSQDKPDEIQRFLEEVKSLGYKDKPPYEKLRSILQSGLKSIQARDDGQLNFTAASVKVSTHTPVPGRVGSQWVCTEVVVFVSQRTAEDSGADGSPKRKKRPTKKTEVNGVKKSPRAAPRSRKAPGSGKAGGPGSRLVDTASQTTPGLAQRSRGRKKLSS from the exons ATGCCTCCTAAAACCAAGGCAGCAGGAAAAGGCAAAGCTCCGGCAAAGAGGAAGCTGGCAGAGGAATTTCCACCTGGAGAAGTTCTGACGGACACTGGAAAGAAATCCTGGAAGCTGGGTGCTCCGATCGGCAAAGGGGGGTTTGGCCTCATCTATCTGG CTGATCCAAACTCGGACAAGCCTGTGGGGACTGATGCTCGCTACGTCATCAAAGTG GAGCCCAGGGAAAATGGACCTCTGTTCTCTGAGCTTCATTTCTACATGAGAGCAGCCAAACCTGACATCA TTCACACCTGGATGAAGACCCACAGGCTGAAACACCTGGGCGTTCCTCGGTACTGGGGCTCGGGTCTGCATGAGCGGGGGGGCAAAAG GTATCGCTTCATGGTCATTGACAGACTTGGAACAGACCTGCAGAAGAAGTTTGAGGAATGTGGACGGAGGTTTCCCAGGAAGCTGGTGCTGCAGCTGGGTCTCCGACTG CTGGATGTTCTGGAGTTCATCCACGAGCACGAATACGTGCACGCTGATGTGAAGGCATCCAACCTCCTGTTGAGTCACGGTGATCCAAACCAG gtgtACCTGGTGGATTATGGGCTGGCCTACAGGTATGCACCAGATGGAGTCCTCAAAGAGTACAAGGAAGACCCAAAGAAGTGTCACGATGGAACCATCGAGTTCACCAGCATCGATGCCCATAAAGGAGTCT CTCCCTGTCGGCGTGGCGACCTGGAGATCGTGTCCTACTGTCTGCTTCAGTGGCTGTGTGGCCGGCTGCCGTGGGAAGACCGGCTGCAGGATCCCGCGTACGTCAGAGATGCAAAGATCAG AGGTCAGGAGAACATCTCCGAGCTGATGTCCAGCTGCTTCTCCTCTCAGGACAAACCAG ATGAGATCCAGAGGTTCCTGGAGGAGGTGAAGTCTCTGGGCTACAAGGACAAGCCGCCGTACGAGAAGCTGCGCTCCATCCTGCAGAGCGGGCTGAAGTCCATCCAGGCCAGAGACGATGGGCAGCTGAACTTCACGGCTGCGTCGGTTAAGGtcagcacacacacaccggtACCGGGTCGGGTCGGGTCCCAGTGGGTTTGTACTGAAGTGGTGGTGTTTGTCTCCCAGAGGACGGCCGAGGACAGTGGCGCCGACGGAAGTCCTAAACGCAAAAAGAGACCGACCAAGAAGACTG AAGTCAACGGAGTGAAGAAGAGTCCCAGAGCTGCTCCGAGGTCCCGGAAGGCTCCTGGTTCTGGAAAAGCAGGAGGGCCCGGATCCAGACTGGTGGACACGGCTTCACAGACGACACCTGGACTCGCTCAGAGGTCCCGAGGAAGAAAGAAGCTCAGCTCTTGA
- the vrk1 gene encoding serine/threonine-protein kinase VRK1 isoform X2 yields the protein MQLHVRSCASKSTNKTAGRFDVTSYAVVLQEVRFDKDLVQQSAVHHNVTMPPKTKAAGKGKAPAKRKLAEEFPPGEVLTDTGKKSWKLGAPIGKGGFGLIYLADPNSDKPVGTDARYVIKVEPRENGPLFSELHFYMRAAKPDIIHTWMKTHRLKHLGVPRYWGSGLHERGGKRYRFMVIDRLGTDLQKKFEECGRRFPRKLVLQLGLRLLDVLEFIHEHEYVHADVKASNLLLSHGDPNQVYLVDYGLAYRYAPDGVLKEYKEDPKKCHDGTIEFTSIDAHKGVSPCRRGDLEIVSYCLLQWLCGRLPWEDRLQDPAYVRDAKIRGQENISELMSSCFSSQDKPDEIQRFLEEVKSLGYKDKPPYEKLRSILQSGLKSIQARDDGQLNFTAASVKRTAEDSGADGSPKRKKRPTKKTEVNGVKKSPRAAPRSRKAPGSGKAGGPGSRLVDTASQTTPGLAQRSRGRKKLSS from the exons ATGCAGCTTCACGTGCGCAGCTGCGCTTCTAAATCCACCAATAAGACTGCAGGGCGTTTTGACGTCACTTCCTACGCGGTAGTTTTGCAGGAAGTCCGGTTTGACAAAGATTTAGTTCAACAATCAGCTGTACACCACAACGTTACG ATGCCTCCTAAAACCAAGGCAGCAGGAAAAGGCAAAGCTCCGGCAAAGAGGAAGCTGGCAGAGGAATTTCCACCTGGAGAAGTTCTGACGGACACTGGAAAGAAATCCTGGAAGCTGGGTGCTCCGATCGGCAAAGGGGGGTTTGGCCTCATCTATCTGG CTGATCCAAACTCGGACAAGCCTGTGGGGACTGATGCTCGCTACGTCATCAAAGTG GAGCCCAGGGAAAATGGACCTCTGTTCTCTGAGCTTCATTTCTACATGAGAGCAGCCAAACCTGACATCA TTCACACCTGGATGAAGACCCACAGGCTGAAACACCTGGGCGTTCCTCGGTACTGGGGCTCGGGTCTGCATGAGCGGGGGGGCAAAAG GTATCGCTTCATGGTCATTGACAGACTTGGAACAGACCTGCAGAAGAAGTTTGAGGAATGTGGACGGAGGTTTCCCAGGAAGCTGGTGCTGCAGCTGGGTCTCCGACTG CTGGATGTTCTGGAGTTCATCCACGAGCACGAATACGTGCACGCTGATGTGAAGGCATCCAACCTCCTGTTGAGTCACGGTGATCCAAACCAG gtgtACCTGGTGGATTATGGGCTGGCCTACAGGTATGCACCAGATGGAGTCCTCAAAGAGTACAAGGAAGACCCAAAGAAGTGTCACGATGGAACCATCGAGTTCACCAGCATCGATGCCCATAAAGGAGTCT CTCCCTGTCGGCGTGGCGACCTGGAGATCGTGTCCTACTGTCTGCTTCAGTGGCTGTGTGGCCGGCTGCCGTGGGAAGACCGGCTGCAGGATCCCGCGTACGTCAGAGATGCAAAGATCAG AGGTCAGGAGAACATCTCCGAGCTGATGTCCAGCTGCTTCTCCTCTCAGGACAAACCAG ATGAGATCCAGAGGTTCCTGGAGGAGGTGAAGTCTCTGGGCTACAAGGACAAGCCGCCGTACGAGAAGCTGCGCTCCATCCTGCAGAGCGGGCTGAAGTCCATCCAGGCCAGAGACGATGGGCAGCTGAACTTCACGGCTGCGTCGGTTAAG AGGACGGCCGAGGACAGTGGCGCCGACGGAAGTCCTAAACGCAAAAAGAGACCGACCAAGAAGACTG AAGTCAACGGAGTGAAGAAGAGTCCCAGAGCTGCTCCGAGGTCCCGGAAGGCTCCTGGTTCTGGAAAAGCAGGAGGGCCCGGATCCAGACTGGTGGACACGGCTTCACAGACGACACCTGGACTCGCTCAGAGGTCCCGAGGAAGAAAGAAGCTCAGCTCTTGA
- the vrk1 gene encoding serine/threonine-protein kinase VRK1 isoform X1, with protein MQLHVRSCASKSTNKTAGRFDVTSYAVVLQEVRFDKDLVQQSAVHHNVTMPPKTKAAGKGKAPAKRKLAEEFPPGEVLTDTGKKSWKLGAPIGKGGFGLIYLADPNSDKPVGTDARYVIKVEPRENGPLFSELHFYMRAAKPDIIHTWMKTHRLKHLGVPRYWGSGLHERGGKRYRFMVIDRLGTDLQKKFEECGRRFPRKLVLQLGLRLLDVLEFIHEHEYVHADVKASNLLLSHGDPNQVYLVDYGLAYRYAPDGVLKEYKEDPKKCHDGTIEFTSIDAHKGVSPCRRGDLEIVSYCLLQWLCGRLPWEDRLQDPAYVRDAKIRGQENISELMSSCFSSQDKPDEIQRFLEEVKSLGYKDKPPYEKLRSILQSGLKSIQARDDGQLNFTAASVKVSTHTPVPGRVGSQWVCTEVVVFVSQRTAEDSGADGSPKRKKRPTKKTEVNGVKKSPRAAPRSRKAPGSGKAGGPGSRLVDTASQTTPGLAQRSRGRKKLSS; from the exons ATGCAGCTTCACGTGCGCAGCTGCGCTTCTAAATCCACCAATAAGACTGCAGGGCGTTTTGACGTCACTTCCTACGCGGTAGTTTTGCAGGAAGTCCGGTTTGACAAAGATTTAGTTCAACAATCAGCTGTACACCACAACGTTACG ATGCCTCCTAAAACCAAGGCAGCAGGAAAAGGCAAAGCTCCGGCAAAGAGGAAGCTGGCAGAGGAATTTCCACCTGGAGAAGTTCTGACGGACACTGGAAAGAAATCCTGGAAGCTGGGTGCTCCGATCGGCAAAGGGGGGTTTGGCCTCATCTATCTGG CTGATCCAAACTCGGACAAGCCTGTGGGGACTGATGCTCGCTACGTCATCAAAGTG GAGCCCAGGGAAAATGGACCTCTGTTCTCTGAGCTTCATTTCTACATGAGAGCAGCCAAACCTGACATCA TTCACACCTGGATGAAGACCCACAGGCTGAAACACCTGGGCGTTCCTCGGTACTGGGGCTCGGGTCTGCATGAGCGGGGGGGCAAAAG GTATCGCTTCATGGTCATTGACAGACTTGGAACAGACCTGCAGAAGAAGTTTGAGGAATGTGGACGGAGGTTTCCCAGGAAGCTGGTGCTGCAGCTGGGTCTCCGACTG CTGGATGTTCTGGAGTTCATCCACGAGCACGAATACGTGCACGCTGATGTGAAGGCATCCAACCTCCTGTTGAGTCACGGTGATCCAAACCAG gtgtACCTGGTGGATTATGGGCTGGCCTACAGGTATGCACCAGATGGAGTCCTCAAAGAGTACAAGGAAGACCCAAAGAAGTGTCACGATGGAACCATCGAGTTCACCAGCATCGATGCCCATAAAGGAGTCT CTCCCTGTCGGCGTGGCGACCTGGAGATCGTGTCCTACTGTCTGCTTCAGTGGCTGTGTGGCCGGCTGCCGTGGGAAGACCGGCTGCAGGATCCCGCGTACGTCAGAGATGCAAAGATCAG AGGTCAGGAGAACATCTCCGAGCTGATGTCCAGCTGCTTCTCCTCTCAGGACAAACCAG ATGAGATCCAGAGGTTCCTGGAGGAGGTGAAGTCTCTGGGCTACAAGGACAAGCCGCCGTACGAGAAGCTGCGCTCCATCCTGCAGAGCGGGCTGAAGTCCATCCAGGCCAGAGACGATGGGCAGCTGAACTTCACGGCTGCGTCGGTTAAGGtcagcacacacacaccggtACCGGGTCGGGTCGGGTCCCAGTGGGTTTGTACTGAAGTGGTGGTGTTTGTCTCCCAGAGGACGGCCGAGGACAGTGGCGCCGACGGAAGTCCTAAACGCAAAAAGAGACCGACCAAGAAGACTG AAGTCAACGGAGTGAAGAAGAGTCCCAGAGCTGCTCCGAGGTCCCGGAAGGCTCCTGGTTCTGGAAAAGCAGGAGGGCCCGGATCCAGACTGGTGGACACGGCTTCACAGACGACACCTGGACTCGCTCAGAGGTCCCGAGGAAGAAAGAAGCTCAGCTCTTGA